One window of Mesorhizobium sp. PAMC28654 genomic DNA carries:
- the ptsP gene encoding phosphoenolpyruvate--protein phosphotransferase codes for MPEPLRLQGISASAGYAEGPLFDLDRIALSYVGKATAADEKIALETAIGIATARLGALIKMADNNAADILEFQIAMLEDDALSSPAFAAIASGRPADAAWRQALDAEIDGYEVSEQDYFRARAADIRDIRDQVLRALTEDGDIQAPAGAIFYGEDIAPTRFLETDWSSGGGIALKAGSTASHVAMLARSRGVPMVVGLGVVGLGHPSANPAGIALLDAEHGGIVLSPSRAEIDAFRQSSLSFAARRDRAATFLARPALTKAGTAVSVRVNIADPSDVDGIDIATCDGVGLMRTEFLFGKTLPDEETQYRCYRKVLEWAGDKPVTIRTVDAGGDKPVPGFTVEEGNPFLGLRGIRLSLARPEVFRVQIRALLRAAIHGSLKVMFPMIAVVEEYRQATAMFAEEQVALDARGIPHKMPPLGIMVEVPSVAIMPEAFTEAAFFSIGSNDLTQYVMAAARDNAAVAYLNSARHPAVLRLVAAVTAFGLRQKIPVSLCGDAGGDPASIPALLEAGLRDLSVAPAQLAMAKAAIADVSI; via the coding sequence ATGCCCGAACCGCTTAGGCTCCAGGGCATTTCGGCCTCGGCCGGCTATGCCGAAGGCCCGCTGTTCGACCTCGACAGGATCGCGTTATCCTATGTCGGCAAGGCAACCGCCGCTGACGAGAAAATAGCGCTCGAAACCGCAATCGGTATCGCAACGGCTCGTCTCGGCGCGTTGATCAAGATGGCTGACAACAACGCGGCCGACATTCTCGAATTCCAGATCGCCATGCTCGAGGACGACGCATTGAGCAGCCCGGCCTTTGCCGCGATCGCGTCCGGCCGGCCAGCCGATGCAGCGTGGCGACAGGCGCTCGACGCCGAAATCGACGGATATGAGGTATCGGAGCAGGATTACTTCCGGGCGCGCGCCGCCGACATCCGCGATATCAGGGACCAGGTGCTGCGCGCGCTGACCGAGGACGGCGATATCCAGGCGCCAGCCGGCGCCATCTTCTATGGCGAGGACATCGCGCCGACGCGTTTTCTCGAAACCGACTGGAGCAGCGGCGGCGGCATCGCGCTGAAGGCCGGCAGCACGGCAAGCCATGTCGCCATGCTGGCGCGCTCGCGTGGCGTGCCGATGGTGGTCGGGCTTGGGGTGGTCGGCCTTGGCCACCCGTCGGCCAATCCCGCCGGCATAGCGCTGCTCGACGCTGAACATGGCGGCATCGTGCTTTCACCCTCCAGGGCCGAGATCGATGCCTTTCGCCAATCATCTCTATCATTCGCGGCGCGGCGCGACCGAGCCGCGACATTCCTGGCGCGGCCGGCGCTGACGAAAGCCGGCACGGCAGTGTCCGTGCGGGTCAACATCGCCGATCCGTCCGATGTCGATGGCATCGACATCGCGACCTGCGACGGTGTCGGCCTCATGCGTACCGAATTCCTGTTCGGCAAGACATTGCCGGATGAGGAGACGCAGTATCGCTGTTATCGCAAGGTGCTGGAGTGGGCCGGCGACAAGCCGGTGACGATCCGCACCGTCGATGCCGGCGGCGACAAGCCGGTGCCCGGTTTCACCGTCGAGGAGGGCAATCCGTTCCTCGGCCTGCGCGGGATCAGGCTGTCGCTGGCGCGGCCGGAGGTGTTTCGTGTACAAATCCGCGCACTGCTGCGCGCCGCCATCCATGGCAGTCTGAAAGTGATGTTCCCGATGATCGCTGTTGTGGAGGAATACAGGCAGGCAACGGCGATGTTCGCCGAAGAGCAGGTCGCGCTCGATGCTCGCGGCATCCCACACAAGATGCCGCCGCTCGGTATCATGGTCGAGGTGCCTTCGGTGGCGATCATGCCGGAGGCTTTTACCGAAGCAGCCTTCTTCTCGATCGGCTCCAATGACCTCACCCAGTATGTGATGGCGGCGGCTCGCGACAACGCTGCCGTGGCATATCTCAACTCGGCCCGTCATCCGGCCGTGCTGCGGCTCGTCGCCGCCGTGACGGCATTTGGCCTGCGTCAAAAGATCCCGGTCAGCCTGTGTGGCGATGCCGGTGGCGATCCAGCCTCGATCCCCGCGCTGCTCGAAGCAGGCCTGCGCGACCTGTCCGTCGCGCCGGCGCAACTCGCCATGGCCAAGGCGGCCATAGCGGACGTTTCGATCTAG
- the dhaK gene encoding dihydroxyacetone kinase subunit DhaK, which translates to MKKFMNSVDMVLTESLDGFVAAHADILVLGDEHKFIRRKSLRPGKVALISGGGSGHEPMHGGFVGHGMLDAACPGQVFTSPTPDQMLAAAEAVDTGAGCLFIVKNYEGDVMNFDMAAEMSEGILQVVTNDDVAVENSSFTTGRRGVAGTLVVEKIVGAAAEHGLALALLKALGDRVNAATRSMGVALTSCTVPAAGKPTFDIGEGEMEFGVGIHGEPGRRRDTMKSADAIAEEICTAIVGDLGDRAKGAALLFVNGFGGTPLMELYLMYNSARRIFEKHGVTITRSLVGSYVTSLDMAGCSITLTMLDDEMTGWWDAPVHTAALRRGM; encoded by the coding sequence GTGAAGAAATTTATGAACTCGGTGGACATGGTGCTGACCGAGAGCCTCGACGGTTTCGTCGCCGCCCATGCCGACATCCTTGTGCTTGGTGACGAGCACAAGTTCATCCGCCGCAAGAGCTTGCGGCCTGGCAAGGTGGCGTTGATCTCGGGCGGCGGCTCGGGCCATGAGCCAATGCATGGTGGCTTTGTCGGCCACGGCATGCTGGACGCGGCCTGCCCCGGCCAGGTGTTCACCTCGCCGACGCCCGACCAGATGCTGGCGGCGGCGGAAGCCGTCGACACCGGCGCCGGCTGCCTGTTCATCGTCAAGAACTATGAGGGCGACGTGATGAATTTCGACATGGCCGCCGAAATGTCGGAAGGCATCCTGCAGGTGGTGACCAATGATGATGTCGCCGTCGAGAATTCATCCTTTACGACCGGCCGGCGCGGCGTCGCCGGCACGCTGGTGGTCGAAAAGATCGTCGGCGCGGCGGCCGAGCATGGCCTGGCGCTGGCGCTGCTGAAGGCGCTGGGCGATCGCGTCAATGCTGCCACCCGTTCGATGGGCGTGGCGCTGACCAGTTGCACGGTGCCGGCGGCGGGAAAACCGACTTTCGACATCGGCGAAGGGGAGATGGAATTCGGCGTCGGCATCCACGGCGAACCCGGTCGCCGGCGCGACACCATGAAAAGCGCTGATGCCATTGCCGAGGAAATCTGCACCGCGATTGTCGGTGATCTGGGCGACCGGGCGAAAGGAGCGGCGCTACTGTTCGTCAACGGCTTCGGCGGCACGCCGTTGATGGAGCTCTATCTGATGTACAACAGCGCCCGCCGGATTTTCGAGAAGCACGGCGTAACGATCACCCGCTCGCTGGTCGGCAGCTACGTCACGTCGCTCGACATGGCCGGC